A single genomic interval of Primulina huaijiensis isolate GDHJ02 chromosome 7, ASM1229523v2, whole genome shotgun sequence harbors:
- the LOC140981731 gene encoding vesicle-associated membrane protein 722-like, with protein sequence MQYCVDHPEEVSKLAKVKAQVSEVKGVMMENIEKVLDRGEKIELLVDKTENLRSQAQDFRTQGTKMRRKMWFQNMKIKLIVLAIIIALILIIVLSVCRGFKCH encoded by the exons AGGAGGTCAGCAAGCTTGCTAAGGTGAAAGCTCAGGTTTCAGAAGTTAAAGGAGTGATGATGGAAAACATTGAAAAG GTTCTTGACCGTGGAGAGAAAATTGAACTTCTGGTGGATAAAACGGAAAATCTTCGGTCTCAG GCCCAAGATTTTAGGACTCAAGGAACCAAGATGAGGAGAAAGATGTGGTTTCAGAATATGAAGATAAAGCTGATTGTTCTTGCCATTATTATTGCCTTGATTCTCATCATAGTTCTATCGGTATGTCGTGGATTCAAATGTCATTAA